The following coding sequences lie in one Molothrus ater isolate BHLD 08-10-18 breed brown headed cowbird chromosome W, BPBGC_Mater_1.1, whole genome shotgun sequence genomic window:
- the LOC118701541 gene encoding mothers against decapentaplegic homolog 4-like, protein MDNMSITNTPTSNDACLSIVHSLMCHRQGGESETFAKRAIESLVKKLKEKKDELDSLITAITTNGAHPSKCVTIQRTLDGRLQVAGRKGFPHVIYARLWRWPDLHKNELKHVKYCQYAFDLKCDSVCVNPYHYERVVSPGIDLSGLTLQSSAPSSMLVKDEYVHDYEGQPSLSSAEGHSVQTIQHPPSNRASTEPYSTPAMLAPTEASTTSTTNFPNIPVASTNSTTTWTGSRTAAYTPTIPHHQNGHLQHHPPMHPGHYWPVHNELAFQPPISNHPAPEYWCSIAYFEMDVQVGETFKVPSSCPIVTVDGYVDPSGGDRFCLGQLSNVHRTEAIERARLHIGKGVQLECKGEGDVWVRCLSDHAVFVQSYYLDREAGRAPGDAVHKIYPSAYIKVFDLRQCHRQMQQQAATAQAAAAAQAAAVAGNIPGPGSVGGIAPAISLSAAAGIGVDDLRRLCILRMSFVKGWGPDYPRQSIKETPCWIEIHLHRALQLLDEVLHTMPIADPQPLD, encoded by the exons ATGGACAATATGTCTATTACTAACACACCAACAAGTAATGATGCTTGTCTGAGCATTGTTCACAGCTTGATGTGCCATCGACAAGGTGGAGAGAGTGAAACTTTTGCAAAACGTGCAATTGAAAGTTTAGTTAAAAagctaaaggagaaaaaagatgaaTTGGATTCTTTGATTACAGCTATTACCACAAATGGAGCTCATCCTAGCAAGTGTGTTACAATACAGAGAACGCTGGATGGGAGGCTTCAG GTGGCTGGTCGCAAGGGATTCCCTCATGTGATTTATGCTCGTCTTTGGAGGTGGCCTGATCTTCATAAAAATGAACTCAAGCATGTTAAATATTGTCAGTATGCTTTTGACTTGAAATGTGACAGTGTCTGTGTAAATCCTTACCATTATGAGCGTGTAGTATCGCCTGGCATTG atctCTCGGGACTGACACTACAGAGTTCTG CTCCTTCAAGTATGTTGGTGAAAGACGAATATGTTCATGACTATGAGGGGCAGCCATCATTGTCTTCTGCTGAAGGCCATTCAGTCCAAACCATCCAGCATCCACCAAGTAACAGGGCATCTACAGAGCCTTATAGCACCCCAGCCATGTTAGCTCCTACTGAGGCTAGCACTACCAGCACCACTAATTTTCCCAACATTCCTGTGGCTTCAACAA aCAGTACTACAACTTGGACTGGAAGTCGGACAGCAGCCTACACACCTACCATACCTCACCACCAGAATGGCCATCTTCAACATCATCCACCTATGCATCCTGGGCATTACT ggCCAGTTCACAATGAACTTGCATTCCAGCCTCCTATATCAAATCATCCTG CTCCAGAATATTGGTGCTCAATCGCATATTTTGAAATGGATGTGCAAGTCGGGGAAAcatttaaggtcccttcaagcTGTCCAATTGTTACTGTTGATGGATATGTGGATCCTTCTGGAGGAGACCGTTTTTGCCTGGGCCAGCTTTCCAACGTGCATAGAACAGAAGCCATTGAGAGGGCAAG gttGCACATAGGTAAAGGGGTGCAGTTGGAGTGCAAAGGAGAAGGTGATGTGTGGGTTAGATGCCTCAGTGACCATGCAGTCTTCGTTCAGAGTTACTACCTGGATAGAGAAGCGGGGCGTGCACCAGGGGATGCAGTTCACAAGATTTACCCAAGTGCATATATAAAG gtgtttgATTTACGCCAGTGTCATCGTCAGATGCAACAGCAGGCTGCCACGgcccaagctgctgctgctgctcaagcTGCAGCAGTAGCAGGAAACATCCCCGGACCCGGATCAGTCGGTGGAATAGCCCCAGCCATTA GtttgtcagctgctgctggaattggTGTAGATGACCTTCGACGCTTATGCATACTCAGGATGAGTTTTGTAAAAGGTTGGGGACCTGATTACCCAAGGCAGAGCATCAAAGAGACACCGTGCTGGATTGAAATTCACTTACACCGTGCCCTCCAGCTTCTAGATGAAGTACTTCATACCATGCCTATTGCAGACCCACAGCCTTTAGACTGA